In Dasypus novemcinctus isolate mDasNov1 chromosome 23, mDasNov1.1.hap2, whole genome shotgun sequence, the following proteins share a genomic window:
- the TNFRSF17 gene encoding tumor necrosis factor receptor superfamily member 17, translating to MAQQCSKNEYFDSLLRACKPCHLRCSSTPPRTCQRYCNTGATNNSVMGTNAILWTCLALGLILSLAFFVLMFLLKKMSSEQLKDNFKNTGSALQEAANAEVANSKTGVDVILSRGLGYTVDECACEDCVKSKSQADSDHLFPLPAMEEGATLLVTTKTNDCCNSLLAAMSVTGI from the exons ATGgctcagcagtgctccaaaaatgaatattttgacAGTTTGCTTCGTGCTTGCAAACCGTGTCACCTTCGATGCTCCAGTACCCCTCCTCGAACGTGTCAGCGCTATTGTAACACAG GTGCGACCAACAATTCAGTGATGGGAACAAATGCGATTCTCTGGacctgtctggccctgggcttgaTACTTTCTTTGGCATTTTTCGTTCTAATGTTCttgctaaagaagatgagctcTGAGCAATTAAAggacaattttaaaaacacag GATCAGCTCTTCAGGAGGCAGCTAATGCTGAGGTGGCCAATAGCAAGACTGGTGTTGACGTTATTCTTTCCAGAGGCCTGGGGTACACAGTGGATGAATGCGCCTGTGAAGACTGTGTCAAGAGCAAATCACAAGCTGATTCTGACCATCTCTTCCCACTCCCAGCTATGGAGGAAGGTGCAACTCTACTTGTCACCACAAAAACGAATGACTGTTGTAATAGCCTGTTGGCTGCTATGAGTGTCACAGGAATATAG